The sequence below is a genomic window from Acropora palmata chromosome 5, jaAcrPala1.3, whole genome shotgun sequence.
aaaatgaaaaaaaaaagtccatTTAACAATGATCTATGTACTCAATCAGAGCTCCAGTAAATCAAACGGTATTAAATAATGCAAGGCATTTCAATAACGCCCCATTCCACGAGATGAAGCCCTTTAACGCGAGAGAATTTTCATATGACGCAAAGGACAGCCGTTTAAATCATACTGAAACTACCGGAAGGATTCCAAACGAGAAGACTTTCATTGGATTacagtttcatttatttatttaagacCCTGAGACTTCACCCACTGGTAGTTCAATGCTTGACCCTGCCAACAACGTCGAACAGTCATTGGAATGTCTGAAAACGAGTCGAGAATAGATATTTCCCTTTCAGGATCGACTTTCGTTTTCACGTTTACCGTTTCTTCGCAGTTCCTTTGTCGATTCTTTAACCGTAACTCCAGAAGCATTTCGACAACATGATGACGCcacaaaatcaaaaatgaCGGCTTGCCCTCGCCAGAAGTGAATTTAAAACTAAACTGTGACTCcggcattttcaaaattgcgcAAACGACGAACGAAATGTTTGTATGACCAATATGATGTCAATACACCTAAGTCAAGTAAAACTGCACAGAATTTGAATGGCGAAAGTAACATTAAAGTTGGTGAATACAACTAGAACCTGACAGTGTACAGTGACCCGATTGGGAGAGAATAAAGGGATTTGGAGAGAAATATATCGTATCATGAGATTCGACTGCAATCGATGAATATGGACGATTCAAAAGCCATCGACACTGGTGAATGGCGATTCGCGCTAGTAAAACAGCCCTCTGTAACAGACCCAGTGAAACCCGACCCAGTGAATATTTTGCCTTCACCCAGTGAAAATTTAGCCTCCCCGGTACCTGCATGGCGGATTTGTAATTTGACCCGGCCAGTTTGTGGCTTCCCCGGTCTGACTTTTACATACCCAGCATATACCATTTGtgtatgtttgaaaaaggcagaACAGCGACCTGACAGAAAGGGGCAAACCTGGTGGAAAATTTGCCGACACGGTgaagtttttttcccaaaaccTGCCACTGGGTCTATTACAGAGGGGTGTAGTAAAGGTTACTACTATCTGCGAGGAACATAACTTCTTTCCGCCACATTTCTACCGAAGCTCTCGCAGAGGAGAATTTAGAATGTCCACTCATCCAAAGTCATGGCTGATAAATTCTCAGCTGCAATAGAAGTGGCGATGTCTTGATCTGCAAGAGGAGCACAAAAGATGAATTTTGTACATCTGCGGAGTTAAGGAGTTGGAATGAATGTCTCTGTCTGTTGCAATTTAACATGTTAGTTTCTATTTTTAAGCAGCCGTTTCAATCGCAGCTTGGAGGAATAGACTTCTGTTTTCAAAGGACCATATACTACAGTGGTCAGTTTGTCACACTGGGGAGTTCTGTGTCCTTTGTGTTACAACTGCGTAGTTTTACAAACACTGAGGATGTTAATGCTTGTTTTACCTCCTGAAGAGGAAGCGTGACGTTTCCGGGCGCCAAACTCGAAATCTGGTAATCCCGAGTTCCAGTTGGGTTTGTACATAGCCACCTGGCCTGCCTCCAGCCAGTTGCGATTCTTAATCGGTTCAGTTCATTTATTGTATTGTGATGCTATTTGTATAGCATTTGTACGGTGGGTCCACATCAACCCATGGCTGCCAATCATTAACCTactaatcataactatatcaaaattctcgaatctgattggtcatcagcaggcctgatttcagccgtaattgtacagttgcacacgtcatgtgcttgtaattgtacagttgtacgcgtcatgcctgagtaattggacagtacgcgtcatcaagctcgcgctagttgcacttgaatggcttctttttcagcatctagcttagaagttgaatatatcaacctCTCAAATTGTTTATatcactgtcatattcttctcgaattttgttacagttatgattaattagtaattggacttcatgtcgtacaattcagggagtaatcgggggagtaatttcaaattacTCGCCccattactccctgaattgtactccactcggtccaattactattactaatcaAATGAACTATTCTTATTATTgatgattatcattattactgaTAATTCACTTCCCTTCCCAAAAATGTTAGTGTCACTTGCAGATGCAATTGCAAAGGTAACACTTTTAGCCTACTTTCCATGTTGCAATAATCTTCTCATCTCTAGTATCGGACTAACAGATGACGAAATGATAAATAGTTCTCGTTCAAATATCTTGGAACAAAACTCACCCAAGCGTTTGTCTTTACTGCAATTTGCCAGCGAGGGCACTGACGACAAAAGTTCGACCACAATCTCCTTTGTTTTCCGTTTCACCTTTAAGGAAACAAGACAGCTTACGTCagacacaaaaaaatacaaaaggacTGCACAATCAACCGTAATTATTATCGTGGTTTGGATACGTCTAATCAGCGGATTGCCGGAGGTCCAAAATGATCTTCCACCCAAGGTTTTATCCTCGAAAACCGCGCACCCTGAGTAAAGGCGCTGTTGCACTGTGCAATTTTTCGTGCTACTTATCTCGCAGTGGCGGGCGTTGTGAGACAAGTTGCAAGAAACATTGTGCAGTGTAACAGCGCCTTAaacaatattataataatttcactcttttgttgttttgggaAGCAGAATAGAGAGACCGATAAGCCgtccatgagagaaaaagagtTCAATCCGAACTACAAAAGTTAATGTGAATTTTTCCACTGCGTTCCTACTTGAGCAAATCCGTCATCCAAAAATATTCTCCGGACATTGATTTTGCCATAGatgttattttttcaatgGTCATTATGACCTGGGCAAAACATGTTCTTCACTTGCTTAAATGCTTAGTAGCTTAGAAGCAATGGAAAAGTGTGAATTTACCTGTTTGAAAAACATATGAGAGGTCAAGCTTGAAATGGAtgatctacaaaaaaaaaaaaaacaaataaaaccaaaagcaaaaaatatataatataataacagGAGCTCGCAGTTCCGACCTTATAAGACCATTATTAGAGAGCCTGCACTTGCTAGCTGTGGAAGTAAGGCCGGGATCAAGTTTAAGATTCTTCGTATCACATATAAAATCTTGAATGGACAATCTGCTGGATATCTGGAACCCCTGATTAAGGAATATCATCCACCGAGAGTACTACAATTGTCATCCTGTTCGCTACTAAGGATCCCAGTCATAAGTAACCGGCTGGTTAGGGCGTcggatttgaaatctggagatcccgagttcaagtctcgctctgaccactagcgggatttgttccaggttgtccctggttcaacttctcggctgcgcttgtacataGCCATCTCgtttgcctcctgccagttgggattcttaacctgttaagttgcAGGCAGATCCACTCCAGCCTTTAGGTTGCCACAATCCGACCAAAATGTATGtgtgtatgtatgtgtgtgtgtgtgtgtgtgtgtgtgtgtctgtgtgtctgtgtgtctgtgtgtctgtctgtatgtatgtatgtatgtatgtatgtatgtatgtatgtatgtatgtatgtatgtatgtatgtatgtatgtatgtatgtatgtatgtatgtatgtatgtatgtatgtatgtatgtatgtatgtatgtatgtatgtatgtatgtatgtatgtatgtatgtatgtatgtatgtatgtatgtatgtatgtatgtatgtatgaatgaatgaatgtatGTAAGATGTGGCAGACGCGCATTTTCTTCTGCAGAAGCTCACTTATGGAACGCTGTACCAGAATATGTAAAAAAGGCAGAGTGTTGCTTTATTTAACACTTTAAGTCCTGTTaatgccaaatggcacttatagattttactctgtctaacaccagacgattttacccGTCAACGGGGAACTCCTCAGGAGTTCAAGGGTTAAGACAAAactcaaaacatttttatttagaaACTTTTCCTATCGATTCTTATCCATAAGTTTAATGTATTATGTGTCACaggttatttttcttatcatGACGTAAAGCGCATCGGAATACAGAAATTACCAATGTTAGTAtataccaaatcagtggatagcaattttcgcacgttttgattggctcccataactcggaatatccatAGATATTCAccgttttgcgaacggagaggaAAATGGCGcttcgtttcgcgaaagtttcagaagaagaaattgaagaagcgtttttttatccatctgatttgctaaatactaaaacaactatccccctcagggtcggtgacgagcggtggatatatacctcgccgcttcgcgtctcggtatatatccaccactattcacctcccataaggggatagttgtatattattattaaaactaaataaataaaaacaactttgaCAAATAGTAAAAAGGTAACTGTTTTTCTGCATCGGTTTGTATGCTCCAAGCAGTCCACAAAAGTGATACCTATTCATGTAACATAAATCTGGGTACAAGAAAGGTAAAAAATAGCTgatgtgataaaaaaaaccTCCAGAAGTGGCGGAAGTTTCTTTTATTATAGTTTCGATCCCTTTATTAATTAGATTTACAAAAACGTTCCTAACCTTAAGGCGGGATCTCTTTGCAAACACCAATCAACAACCTGCAGAAAAATTATATCATACATGTAATAATTGGATCGTGGAAGTCAGGTAAGATCATTACACAAAGAGTTTAAGCAGTAATCACGGCTAGGTGAAGAATTTTTTCATACTTGCTTTGAAGATTAAGTTACTGACATATAATGAGAATAAGAATTATTATCCAAAGGAAAACCCAATTATGGGTGCAACAGATGTGGGTGAAACCCTGGCAGAATCAACAGCACCTAAAAACATGGTTcaagtaatatatcaaacacgacGAAGAGTGTTTCATGTGCAattccaaacactgagaagtgggttgaagtGGGCTGaaaaaactcggctgcgccgcgtttttttttctttaccgacTTCAAGGTGTTTGGACATCTGATCATATTTAACAGAGAAGAATTCTCCTCTATTAACTGTGATCTGATTAAACACTCATTTGCATGTTTGacatagcttctcaaagcattaataactgtcagagaaattcaaagcaaaagttcaccaaaTTTTATGATACAGTCGAAcgtcgattatccggacctcgattattccggatttctcgattatccggactttttctctggtctcaatttggttatgattatttattagtcacgatcaagatTCCTAGCCATATCcgttttaaaactacagcattgaaaggtgcagtcaaatgcaagggttttttgctctcaaagagcaaagGCAGCGCTCGCGCTTGTCGTAAGGTGGGATTAAATTAAATTGGGAttttcggttttgcggttttggcaattttttagatcggtttttcggtttttgtgccaaaaaacttcggtttttcggttttggtgtTCGTTTCGGTTTgcggatttttcgttttttagcaTCCGGTTTTCGCTTTTCGTAGAAAATAATAGcggttttttggttttattatcCAATGTGGTTTTTGGGTTTTCCTATTCTGAGAGTAAGTGAGGTTTTCGGTTTTGGCCGAATTTTTTGGCGgttttggatgattttttcttcggttttgcggtttctaatattatatatataccCCAACGTCCCCCTCCGTAAGTAACGAAGAACATTCGAtgatgagttctgattggctcagagttgCGTTGTTGCTTCACGCTCTATGGCATGGGAAAAAGAGAAGTTAGCGTCACGAACGTTTAGTCTTTAAAGCGCAAGCGATCCgatctttccataaaagataaaaatgaagatgtagacgatattgtattccaaatgatttgtaaaagcgttgttttacaattaaatgtcgttttcttaacttaatcagttttgcttgattttgctcttcattaatattcatattttcggttaccggaccctcgattatccggactattttgtgtggtcccaacgagtccggataatcgaggttctactgtaattaggatcacatatccaaacttCCTTCACGGTAGCGATTTCCTtaaattgttttctcttcatacATTATTCATGAATATGAGAATAGTAAATGAAAGATACCTGTTGAAAAGAAGTGGAGAAATTCTCCTGCGTGGAGGACGGCTGACCCTCCACAACAGAAGTGACTGCACTCTCTACTCCTGAATCTGACGTTGTTAATTGAACTGAGGATTCAGGATCATTTACAACCAATGTGTCACACAGCTTTGGAGAGTTTCCTTTTAGTTTGTCAAGTAAGATCTGTCATACAAAGAACTATCTTTAGCAAAATGATCCACTGTATTGAATGCCAATACTTGACTGCATGGTTAGTAAAGGTATTGGCCTTTCTAATGGATCACTCAGTCATACATCTAATATTGAAATATTTACTGATTTCAGTGAAATAATATCAAAGTTTATTAGACTGAGGAGTGatattagggaatttaagatttgacgacggcaacgtcaacgacaaccccacaaatcaatgatttgattggataaatgaagaaacattatcgtgctgcacgtgcggcacgctttttggtgcattgttttgacgtagtctgccaaacgacgacgtgaaattttcatatttgaagtTCTGACGagaacgcgagctcgcagcagtagatctttcactctttgcctttacatgaaaacctttCGTACCAAGCTAGCGAAAGTGCTATTCGCGTGtgttgtacaacgtgatcaacatggaataatcgcaaaagacttaacttaacgcaaagttcaattttaatgtgacgttttcgttgcagttgccgtcgtagcttcttaaattccctattgTCAGATGCCTATGAAAGGAAAATGTGACAAATGAGAGAGTGGAAAAATCACTTGAAAACGGATCCTAACAAGAAGAGGAGGGCCATACAGTATTTCATATTGATATGAATACTTCTAACATTGTGTGGCATTCACttctctgtaaaaaaaaacaacaacagtcaAATATGTGCACATGCTTTTTCAATGCCTGTTACAGAGACAGCTACAAATATTCAATGTTTCAAAGGCTGAACATACAGTAATTAGTTTGCAAGACTTAAGTGTAGTTAATGTATGGTCCAAGATTGAACTGCACAATAGAATTGTCAGTATAATCAATGGTCAGTGAATAAAGAATGATATTACATCCAGGGTCGTCAAGCAGATAAGAAAAGGTGTCAGACTAGAAAGCATTCAACCCTCAAACTCCATAACTTTAATGGCAAATAATGTTATCACAGCCCATGAGAGTCCTAAATCTCTGATAGCAGCCGGCCATTTCCTCTTTGTGAGAAAAGACAGTGATGATCCTATTTCTATCCTTAATGGGTAATAATTGGGCCAATGAAAGTCAACCAAAATTCTTAATCACTGCTTAATTCATACAACTACAAGTATGcataaatcaataatattatcaaaCCTTGGTTGGTGGCATTCCGAGATATGGTACTATTCCCCGTGCAAGTTCTATAGCTGTGATTCCAAAACTGTAAATATCAGACTGGAAATTATATCCTCGAAGATCCTGTGGGACCAATAAAATGTGGCCTGTCAGTGACGGACTGAAACCAGCAGGTTTAACCATACACAAGTGCAACCTGACCATAATGGTAATTATTGagtaataatatacaactattccccgaaggggaggtgaatagtggtggatacataccgagacgcgaagcgtcgaggtatatatccaccgctcttcaccgaccctgagggggatagttgttttagtatttaccaaatcagatggataaaaaaacgcctCTTCaattcttcttctaaaactttcatGAAACGACGcaccatttttctctcggttcgcaaaacagtgaatatccaaggatattcctagttacgggagccaatcaaaatgcgcgaaaattgctatccactgatttggtaaatactagtactagttatttttttacgtTTGACATGGTTGTTCTGACCTGCTGCAATATCTCTGGTGCCATCCATGGCAGTACAGTGACTGCATGTGATGGGAACTGGTGGGCCATTTGATTGTTATCAACATTGCCGTGGACTGGCAAAAATATACATCTTTTTAATCCTGACAAACACACTTCACCATTTGCACCAATCAAGATA
It includes:
- the LOC141881564 gene encoding STE20-related kinase adapter protein alpha-like isoform X3, giving the protein MADSARGICDECACVDKARAAVWPAEVLNEAPNQATMSAEALNKHHHQVNFLPNAEDYVLIYCFGKGFGGFSKVFVACHRTSEKLVVVKQTNVDVQNTRQLEELKYEVQVLRSLCHPNILPFYCSFVNRQEVWCVLPLMQFGSCADILKNSFPDGMCELLVSAILWEILQGLEYLHKIGIIHRALKGSHILIGANGEVCLSGLKRCIFLPVHGNVDNNQMAHQFPSHAVTVLPWMAPEILQQDLRGYNFQSDIYSFGITAIELARGIVPYLGMPPTKILLDKLKGNSPKLCDTLVVNDPESSVQLTTSDSGVESAVTSVVEGQPSSTQENFSTSFQQVVDWCLQRDPALRSSISSLTSHMFFKQVKRKTKEIVVELLSSVPSLANCSKDKRLDQDIATSIAAENLSAMTLDEWTF
- the LOC141881564 gene encoding STE20-related kinase adapter protein alpha-like isoform X1; translated protein: MFSPNPVCSFTFIKQPKALVTSVERRRKGSMADSARGICDECACVDKARAAVWPAEVLNEAPNQATMSAEALNKHHHQVNFLPNAEDYVLIYCFGKGFGGFSKVFVACHRTSEKLVVVKQTNVDVQNTRQLEELKYEVQVLRSLCHPNILPFYCSFVNRQEVWCVLPLMQFGSCADILKNSFPDGMCELLVSAILWEILQGLEYLHKIGIIHRALKGSHILIGANGEVCLSGLKRCIFLPVHGNVDNNQMAHQFPSHAVTVLPWMAPEILQQDLRGYNFQSDIYSFGITAIELARGIVPYLGMPPTKILLDKLKGNSPKLCDTLVVNDPESSVQLTTSDSGVESAVTSVVEGQPSSTQENFSTSFQQVVDWCLQRDPALRSSISSLTSHMFFKQVKRKTKEIVVELLSSVPSLANCSKDKRLDQDIATSIAAENLSAMTLDEWTF
- the LOC141881564 gene encoding STE20-related kinase adapter protein alpha-like isoform X4, producing MAVFSLIWCACVDKARAAVWPAEVLNEAPNQATMSAEALNKHHHQVNFLPNAEDYVLIYCFGKGFGGFSKVFVACHRTSEKLVVVKQTNVDVQNTRQLEELKYEVQVLRSLCHPNILPFYCSFVNRQEVWCVLPLMQFGSCADILKNSFPDGMCELLVSAILWEILQGLEYLHKIGIIHRALKGSHILIGANGEVCLSGLKRCIFLPVHGNVDNNQMAHQFPSHAVTVLPWMAPEILQQDLRGYNFQSDIYSFGITAIELARGIVPYLGMPPTKILLDKLKGNSPKLCDTLVVNDPESSVQLTTSDSGVESAVTSVVEGQPSSTQENFSTSFQQVVDWCLQRDPALRSSISSLTSHMFFKQVKRKTKEIVVELLSSVPSLANCSKDKRLDQDIATSIAAENLSAMTLDEWTF
- the LOC141881564 gene encoding STE20-related kinase adapter protein alpha-like isoform X5, whose translation is MSNLCACVDKARAAVWPAEVLNEAPNQATMSAEALNKHHHQVNFLPNAEDYVLIYCFGKGFGGFSKVFVACHRTSEKLVVVKQTNVDVQNTRQLEELKYEVQVLRSLCHPNILPFYCSFVNRQEVWCVLPLMQFGSCADILKNSFPDGMCELLVSAILWEILQGLEYLHKIGIIHRALKGSHILIGANGEVCLSGLKRCIFLPVHGNVDNNQMAHQFPSHAVTVLPWMAPEILQQDLRGYNFQSDIYSFGITAIELARGIVPYLGMPPTKILLDKLKGNSPKLCDTLVVNDPESSVQLTTSDSGVESAVTSVVEGQPSSTQENFSTSFQQVVDWCLQRDPALRSSISSLTSHMFFKQVKRKTKEIVVELLSSVPSLANCSKDKRLDQDIATSIAAENLSAMTLDEWTF